ATCCACCCTTTCCCCACCATCTTCGACTCCACCCATCCACTCACCCACCCAACCCTCCCCTTCTCTTCAACGGCCTTCATGAGCTTGAACCTCTAACCCCCATTTACCTGATTTGACAGTGGTGGAGAGCCACGGGGTGCTAACCAAAACTACAACCCCTTCACCGCCGATCTTCTGGATCCTGGAGCTCCTCGCAACTGGTTCGGTGTCGCCTTCGATTCGGACCATGACGTCAGTGTTTTGTCAATGATCTCTTCAACTGCCGCAGCTCGAAGCAGCAGCCTAAGACAGGCTGCGTCATCGACCGTATCTAGTGGGAGGGTTTGGTGGGTTCGTGCaaaggagagaagggagggagcgAGGGACGGATGGAGGAGGTAGAAGACaaccaaattttatattttatatttttgaagattttttttttaatttttttaatatttatatggACCCATATTGACACATGGTGCTTCGTCATTGTTCACATGGatgccacatcatcagttaacggctaatttaacagcaaccttaacggaggtatgaaagtgtcccaaaattataactttagatACCACTTTAGGATggaaaaaacttcatgtaccaaatgttaaaaataaaaaaactttaaagTAATAAACTGAAATTAACTCTTGAATAAACGTGAAGGCAGTGGCGCAGTAATTTCTACAATGAGTGGACGAATGACAATATATACTTTTTGTGTGAGAagtcatattttctcaaattcaaaAAGTCATATGAATTATCATTTATTTGCAAAAGAGTTTAAATTCTTTGTGTACTAAGTAAATGACATGATTAATAGATTATATTAATAAAtagatatataaattataatataaatagtttGATAAGATTACGATAATATCTAGACATTATTTCGTATATACAAAATGCCAAACATGTTCTTCTATATTCATTAACAGAGTTGGCAAAGTGAGAAAAAATTGACTAGTTTCGTACTTTCAGCCTCCTAATGAGtctttcatttataattgaATTTAGCATGTCATGCCATGTCCTTGGTGGaagctttttatttgtttaagatTCGTTAAGTACAATCTTCATGTCTTCGTCATATATGAGGCCCAATGCGTGCTGGTCTTTTCAATTTTGCGCTTGATGTTAAGATGTCGGCTCATAGTAATACaatttaaagaaattttttgtacttcaaagtaaaatattttaaatttgaattttattagcAGTAAATTtgatactaatttattttgtttatctCTTTAATGTAAACGtattgatatataaaaaaacATGATAACACGTGACACTTTTGGCTATATATGAGACCCGCCCTTTATATCATGTGGCTGCCCCTATATCATTGGAGTCTTTATGCTCCCTTCACTGCATATTGTGACTTCGAGTACTGCAACTTGACAGTCTTAGTTACCCTTTCGTTTCTTATTATCTCACTCTTTAGAAAGACTTAAATTATCCTTCATGCGTTTTAACTTTTGTACATTTTATTGAGTTTTTGTCCTCAAAAATCATTGTCCCCTCTCTTGGATTAAAGTATCCATGAGAATACTTGGAGTTCTCTTAcgataacaaaagaaaaacaaagtgaaaagaagtttccaaatttcaaattaagaAGTTAAATCGAAAGTAAATAACTTGTTAGGAATAGGATGTCATAATCAAACTTCTTTATGTGTTCTTTTACTTTTTGTTCATATTTAACAACTATCAAGAGGTTGGATAACCGTTGCTTACTACCAGTTATCTctctttatattaaaaaaaaaaaaaaaggaaaaaaaaaagcaaggtTGGATGGTTCCCTTCTCCtttcaataaaaaaagggaactttaaaaaaaactcccggtattgttcactttaacgaaaaactatagttttacactaaaaaattaatcatggtactattcattttaccctttattttatctttatcgttaaaactcaaagttttcaagctattttcattagttttccttaaaaaaaatgatcaattCTTCAATCAATGAGTGGGAAAATGTTATAAAGTCATAAAGCTTAAAGCATATAGGAAACATTGATATGAGCATCCATTAAGTAAAGGGAAATTTTGATTACACTCCTtagtgtcacatcctggcccgtgCTGGACCATTTCCCGGGCctgactccactaccgtagcacgatattgtccgctttgggcttaccattcccccatggttttgtttttgggaactcacgagcaacttcccagtgggtcacccatcatgggattgctctagcccccttctcgcttaactttggagttcccatggaaatcgaagccagtgagctcccaaaatgcctcgtgctaggtagggatggaaatatatatttaaagatcacacccccgacgtcctcgtcggcacaccatgaccagggttaggctctgataccaattgtcacatcctggcccgtgCGGGAccatttcccgggcccgactccactaccgtagcacgatattgtccgctttgggcttaccattccctcacggttttcttttttaggaactcacgagcaacttcccagtgggtaacccatcatgggattgctctaacccccttctcgcttaacttcggagttcccatggaacccgaagccagtgagctcccaaaaggcctcgtgctaggtaggggtgagaatatatatttaaggatcacacccttAGGTGATATAGGATGTCACATTAGTTTGATCAcaattttaaactaaaacttTATTAATTTGAATACTTTAATTGAATGTCGAAATATTAAATTTCgatattaattaaaaagtttaataataaaaataaataatttctcCCTATCATCATGCAAAGTTTATACCATGTAAggatttttaaattgtttttcttaaatttgaattGTGTGAAATATGatcagatttttaatttttttttataaataaaattgttttatttttattttaaaatatgtgtGCATTTtagtacattataaataaaatatggttcaaataaaagattaaaaaaactataagcacaaataaaagtttaaaaataatgggcacaaaaaaaaaaaaataaaaaaaatatatatatatatatatatatatatatatatatatatatatatatatgggtacaaactaaaactagaAAGAAACCGGTGAAATTGAAAAATGGTTGCAAATTGAAAATGGatacaaactaataagaaaatatatgacataaattttagccataaatataaatataccaaatgtagctttttttaacactaaattgatatatttgaaagataaaatttgaacatgatgacatgtaaatattttattatcgaTATAATCACATGGATTAAAATCAAAGGGCCttgaaaatgaataaggttttaatcaatgaaatagaaaaaaatgaGGGATGAGAGTCTAATTTCTCCTTAAGAGTAAATGTAGGAGTTCTCAATGTTACCCATGTTGAATAAATGCATTTTTTGTATCATATGATAAGTATTTTTAGCGTGAATCACAATGTTATGTGATGTTATTCTTTATGTGTTATAATATGTGTAGATGACACCATGTGACAGTGTGACcttcaatttaaaatgaaaaattcactagtgaaaatacaagtaaaaaaaaaaaagaaaatatacgtAGAGAAATATTCAATTGTTTAAACTTTAGAGGCATTTGACTCGGACATGGGTAATATTTGTGTTTGAAAATCCCTCTCTATCCGAAGGTGTGCAAAAACAAGAGGCCTGCCCAAATAGACTGCTGAGGCCCACTAGGCCCAAACCCAAACCCGACGGCGAGAAAAAATCTCAGGCAAAAATAAAGATCCAAAAAATGGAAAAGGCGaagtaaataataataaaataatgaatgCTTCTTCCACCTTGAGCTTCCCGAACCTCGCTCCCGCGCGCCGAACCAGTCATGCAAATCCCCAGCCAGTTCTCAAACCTCCCATCGCCGCCTCCTCCTCCGTATCCGAACCTGGTTCGGAACCACATGTCCGGAAAATCAAGGGCAGCCCTCAGCTGACTCGATGGTCCCGGGCACGGTCCGTACGCTCGGGTCGGAAATTGGACCGCGCTGGTCAGAGGACCCAATTGCTGGATCCGAACCCTCCGCTGCAGTCTACCGACCGCGTCTCGTTAGATCCCGATGATAGTACTGCATCGGGAAGTGACGATAGCGACGATGGCATGGAGATGACGGCAGGGAAGTCGATATACATGGTTTCTGACGGAACTGGGTGGACGGTGGAGCACTCCGTCAACGCTGCGTTGGGGCAGTTCGAGCATTGCTTGGTCGACCGGGGCTGCGCCGTCAATACCCATTTGTTTTCCGGGGTAAAGTTCGTTGCTTTATAATCTTGGGAAATTGGCTCAAGTGATCAAAAATCAAATCCCAATTGCTCAATTGATCAAAATCAGATATCAATCGTATGGCGACATATGAAATGATCCCAAAacataccaaaataaaaaaaaggatcaTTTCAGTAATTGGGATTTGTAAAGTGATCATTTTGGCAATTTTCCTGAAATCTTTGCTAATATAATGTTCGTAGCATAAGCtgaaaaaaatcataaatttgtAAAAAGAAACCGAATAATGATTTTCAGTAGTCGTCAATGACTGTGTACAGTAGTATTTATATATTACGGTAATTAACTGAGCAATTTTTAGTAGATTAGTACGAAACTAATCTACAACAGATCACCACTAATCAAGGTTAAACAGTTTTGACTATGAACTAACTGCTGACTAGGACTTgatcaaaatttttaataaatttataatcTTTGGTGTTATAATGTTTGTAGCTCAATTGAAAAAAGCAGCTCAAATTAGTACTTTAATCTAAATTTTCTAATAAGTTTGTAATCTTTGCTATTATGATGTTTGTGGCTTAAGTGAAAAGAAAGTAGACTAAATCAGTACTTAATctgaattttcaaattttgtaatCCTTGATACTGCCTGTGTTGATGCTAATTTAGAATGCAAAATGaggttttgtgaaaaaattTCAGATTGATGATGTAGAGAGGTTGATGGAGATTATAAAGCAAGCAGCAAAAGAAGGTGCTCTGCTTGTGTACACTTTAGCTGACCCGTCAATGGCGGAGTCTGCTCGGCAAGCATGTAGGCACTGGGGCATACCAACGACAGATATGTTGGGCCCAATTACAGAGGCCATTGCTACCCATTTGGGTGTTTCGCCCTCCGGCCTCCCTCGTGGGGCCCCAGGCCGGAGCTTTCCTCTCACCGATGAGTACTTTTGCAGGATTGAAGCCATTGAGTTTACcatcaaacaagatgatggggCATTGCCCCAGAACCTGCACAAGGCTGACATTGTTCTTGTCGGTGTTTCACGAACTGGGAAGACCCCGTTATCGATTTATCTTGCGCAGAAAGGTTACAAGGTTGCAAATGTGCCTATTGTGATGGGGGTTCAGCCGCCAAAGGCCCTTTTTGAGGTTGACCCGGAAAAGGTTTTTGGTCTGACTATCAATCCTCTAGTGTTGCAAACAATTAGAACAGCAAGAGCTAAGACTCTGGGGTTCAGTGAAGGAATGAAGGGTAACTATTCCGAGATGGTTCATGTCAAACAGGAGCTGGAGTTTGCTCGAACGATTCTTGCACAGAATCCTGTATGGCCAGTAATTGGTGAGAATAACTGCACTTTCACGTCTTTACTCATTGGTTTTATTTTAGTGTGATCTTTCTCAGTTTTCCTCTTATGCTTTAATTTGGTAATGTGAAGATTGGTATAGTATTGTTGCCCAAGTTAATTGTGCTCGTATTTTGTTGAGTGCAGAAGTAACAGGAAAAGCAATAGAAGAAACTGCAGCTGTTGTATTGAGACTTTATCACGACCGGAAGCGCAAGTGCTCTATGCCAAGAATATCGAAACGCTACTAGAGATGGAAATTTTGAACCGAGGAATTAACATCCGAGCTGTCTGCAATTTGTTATACCAAAATATGAGGTAAAAGTATGCTGAATGGCGTGcctcttttatatttatatacccGCGATACATACATAAACATATATAGTCTACCACTACAAGAATATATTTGTTGTAGCAAAATATGAGGTAAAATATGCTGAATGGCATGCCTCTTTATATTTATATACTCGTGATACaaacacaaacatatatatatatatatgtatatatagtgtTATCAATACATGAATGTCTGGTATAGCCTTGAGGTTTCTCTGTTGAAAAGCTTTCTTTGGTTTGAAtcaagctttgcacatgcatatgatacaaaattacaaaagctAGTTGTCATTTCGAAATGTACAAGCCTGTCACCATTTGCATTATATTCTGCTGAATTAACATGTTGTAGAGACAGAACTATCCCCGTGGTTTTCATTACCTTTATAACCTTACATGTACATTTACCGAAGACATTGGCATGAACTTATTAGGAGGCTCGCCCCAGATGCCACTCTATTTGTTAACTCTTGGCGGGGTTTGGGTTTCAGGTTGAGCATCCAACTTCTACTACTATATCTCTTAGGAGCCCACTGGATTTCCAATGTGCCAAGATTAGTATGGATATTTACTTCTTTCAAATGGAATGCCTTAGTGATTTGATTTGCTCTTATCTTTCTTTTATAACTCGTCGCTATAAGTTAGGTTCTTCACCTTAAATTCTAAATTGACCTCTGTAATTTATGACTTACTGGAATTAGGGAGCACTAAAACTTTAACTACTACCGATCGTAGATGACCTAGTGATACCTAAAACAACCAAACTCTTTAAAGAGGGTGGTGAAAATTCTCCTTTCTGCATTAGGGTAGTTTAGGGTGGGTAAAAGATTTAGACTAGCATGTGAGATTGTATTTTAGGTGCGTTTGGGAATATACTAGAGTTCCTTGTCAATTAGGGAATTGATTGCCAGCTTTGCTAGGGAAGACTTTGTGCATTGCCAAACTGGTCTAACCCGCATTTGCTTAAATATGCAATCTTTAGTCCTGAAGAGCAAACCATATTCACAAACTATTTTAGTCCAAATATGAATTACCTACGCCTGAGAATGCATTGTGACGGTATTCCAAAGCCAAAAACACCACCGTTCGTGATTAGCTTAAGATACCGCCACAGTGGTCCTTACATGACTTTTGAATTTCGGAGACATTCTTCCTTCCCATCGTTCTCATGACGTGActtgtaaatgttttaaaaccACTCTCCTTTTGAGGTTAAACGAATCATATGTTTATCTTCGTTTTTGGCTTATGTTTGCATAGGGGATGGCATGTTCTGTGGTTTTGAATGCCATAGGGAAAGAGCCTTCCAGAAAAACCCAGGCATATAATTCCACCATTGCACTCCTGGAACTCCAAAAATGTATTTCCTTAAAGCAAAAGCTCCAAGTGCGCATGCGTGAAGACCAAATTGCTCCACTCACATGGGAGCCAAATACAACAAATAGAGCCGGCTGAAGTTGGATTGCCGAAGGAGCAAGCAAACAGGGAAGGGCGGAAATCATTTTTCCGAATAAAATGCGAAGGCAAAAGGATGAGAAGGAGAACCCAAAGAATAATGTGACTTTCTGATCCTCCCACTGATcttttagaaacaaaaaaatcaatttaagaGAAGACTTAGGAGCACCTGAGTCCCCGAGAGTCGAACAAAGAAGCATTTTTAGGTTGAGGCGGGATCATCCCGTCCCAAATACATATTACTAGCATGGTGGCCTACGGAAGTAATAACATCTGCCGTGAAATTTGtttctctaaaaacatgattATACTTCACATAAtcgaagaaaaaagaaagcgaTTTGATATCTTCAATAATTGTTCTCCAAGGCGATTCACATCCTCCTACTAATCTATGTAGAGAAAAGAAGTATTTTACAAAAGAAAACAGATCATGTGTTTCGATCTCACCCatctacataaaaaaaaaagaaaaaaaagaaagactcCTCCTTGTCACGATGCATTGTCTTTGTCTTCACTTCTAAAACTTTGTAAAGTGCCTCAAAAAGGAGTTTTGGATTTCTGTACCAAGACATGCTGATGGAATGTTGTTAGCTTTTCTCGATCCGAAAAACCGTATCTCTCGTCGAAAGAAGCCGCTTTTTCCGACGAGCAACCTTTCCGTTATGGATCGTTTCGCTTCTGAAATTCAACTAGAAAGTGTACAACTTCTGTCATTGCTGCCAGTCAATACTGGTTTCATCTGCATTGTACTTGGCAATAGAAAGGGTGAAGTATATGAGTAAGATTGTTCCAATGCTTGACCTGCCATCGAAAAAACACTTCCGGTCATTGACTCTTATTAACagagtttagggtttagagagagctCGGTAAACTTACATGGTGGCAAAGAAGAAGAGAACCCTCTTGGGATCAATGCCCCAGGAGGAAGAGCGCCGGAAACTATTCCTCCGGACAACGCACCTCCCTTCGGTGGTGGTGCCAATGTTGGCGGCAGTGACTGTGATCTGATGATGAACGTGTGGGTTGCTCGATTGATCTGTGGTCCCAACAGCTAGTGGGGACTTTTCAGGCGTGCTAGAGCCTACAACAGTAGCTGCAACTCAATAATTTCATACCAAAATGTGCACAGGATATGTAGCCTAACTAGAATTTCATCGTCAAATTTCCCAAAATGCTGGTACATATAACTACCTACGCCTCCAAACATAGAATCAAAACAACCATCTAGttgatgagaaatttttcagtgtacgAAGAATACGGAAACATACgtcatatgtcattatacaagtggagggacacttgaaaaaaaaaacttccctcCACTTATATAATATCATACGACGTACTGTCTTATGTTTcaggcacattgaaaaatctctcacaaTTGACCTAGCCAAATTTTGGTTGTATTTCACTGTCACGACTGCAACTTACTTACCACAAAGGCCCCACATAAAATTGATTAGAGATGGTCATAGTTTGAATTATGGATGTGGGTTCATGTTTATCCCTAACTAATCTCCAGCTAACAAATTTCAAATACCCATAAGTTTATCTTAGGTGGTACACTAACAAATGAATAAGTAACTGAAGGTTGTTGCTGACACTCCAACAAACAATCTATAACTGAAGGTTGTTACTGACACTTCAAACAAGTTCTAAAGAGACGTTACATAAAGAGACGTTACATGTAATCAATGTACGATAACCGTTCTGTAGTGCCGATAATGGTTTCCTAATTATAATAAAGAAACAATTATATTATGGAATTGGTAAGGGCTGGTGTGTGGGAGTCAGCCATCTCAATGTGAGGCTGGCAGAGGTTGGTGGTGATAACAATTATATATTAC
This genomic stretch from Pyrus communis chromosome 2, drPyrComm1.1, whole genome shotgun sequence harbors:
- the LOC137726412 gene encoding probable pyruvate, phosphate dikinase regulatory protein, chloroplastic, producing the protein MNASSTLSFPNLAPARRTSHANPQPVLKPPIAASSSVSEPGSEPHVRKIKGSPQLTRWSRARSVRSGRKLDRAGQRTQLLDPNPPLQSTDRVSLDPDDSTASGSDDSDDGMEMTAGKSIYMVSDGTGWTVEHSVNAALGQFEHCLVDRGCAVNTHLFSGIDDVERLMEIIKQAAKEGALLVYTLADPSMAESARQACRHWGIPTTDMLGPITEAIATHLGVSPSGLPRGAPGRSFPLTDEYFCRIEAIEFTIKQDDGALPQNLHKADIVLVGVSRTGKTPLSIYLAQKGYKVANVPIVMGVQPPKALFEVDPEKVFGLTINPLVLQTIRTARAKTLGFSEGMKGNYSEMVHVKQELEFARTILAQNPVWPVIEVTGKAIEETAAVVLRLYHDRKRKCSMPRISKRY